The Anopheles maculipalpis chromosome 3RL, idAnoMacuDA_375_x, whole genome shotgun sequence genomic sequence ACCTCTAGCAAATGCACGCAATCAATTCAAGAAATAAACGTGTATGATTATGtagcaataaaaaacaatgCCGTTGGACTAGGTCAAGGTCGAAATGTATAAATATTGAGCATATCAGATAATAAGCATTAGTGAAATATCAACTGTTTAGTTATCATGATAAGGTTCAAAATGAATACAAATTGTTGATGCTTCCCGAACAACCTGACACATCGTCTTGGGCATCGAatggtaataaaaattaatttgctaCCATCTGGCTGGATTTCGTATACCGTTGCAATCTGTCACTTTGTTTGATAAATCCATTGCAAGACACTCGTTAATTAGTTGGTCAATTCGATCGTTGCTTGCTGCAATGTTGTTGGCAGGGTCTCCTATACTCCAGCCTTTATAGTACGATCCTCAACCATCAGCGCCTGTAAGAAAGAGGGCGATGGATCACATTTCAGGTTGTCGTGAACGCGAGTGGCTCTCGACCGATGGCGGCACAGTTTCTTTTATCGTTCAATCATCTGTCAGCTGAGCGACAAACGGCGCAAACGGGAACGAGGCAAACTGAAACGCTGAACGGGACTAGGGCGACTTCTACGACGGAAATCCACAAACGCAGAAAACCTTGCGGATACATCGCGTGCTGTACGTAGCTCAAGTAAGCTCTGGAACGCAATCGATCCTAGCATTGGCTGGCAGTCTTCTCTGTCGCCGATGCTGTCATTTTTCTTTGGCTGCAATTGGCTCATTCGTTCGATCGAAAACGTTGGGTCAGCTTTTGTACCACCAACAGAGGTTATTTGATATCGTTTCCACTATACCGTCATCGCTATTAGCAGGTCACCTTCGTCTGTCTTGGTAGTTGGTGATCAGTCGAGGAACACACAATCGATCTAGCCTAGATAACCCAGAACATGAAAGTATAGTTTCGGTAATGATTTCACTCTAAACTTTATTCATCCGCTACAATACAGTTGAGCAATTACAATCTTCGCATGCCACTGTTTTCATTGCTGATATTCGTCATTATTTTAATGATATAGATTCGATTTACTGGAAGTTAACAAATGATgaagtgaataaataaatataagaaAACCCAAAAGTTTATCCTTCTCATCACAGTTGTTTTCACTCTGGATAACACAATTTCTTAAAGAAATGTAAATCATTAACACTTGAGAATAGAAATTAAAGCGATAAGGAACACATAAGCGTAAGCTAACGTAACAAACAAAGGCTATCACGAACATATGGAAAGACATAATGAAACGATGGCGAACCCGAAAATACAACAAGATAACCACTATCCATGCTACATTATTTAATGTTTGtgattgatgtgtgtgtgtgtgtgtgtgtgtgtgtgtgtgttgaactGTTTTCTTAGCGATCTATTTATCTTTCTTATTTTATGCACTCTCTTATTACAAGTTACTACCTTCGTCTACACTACGCGACATTGCTTTTTGAATCTACACTTTTCACACGCTTGGCACTGCCATGCTATAACTACTTTAACAAAACTTTCACACGTGTTGAAAGTTAGAAAAATAGACTTCTATATTGCAAGCACTTGTatgttctttttgttgttgattttgtagTGCGGCAGGGCATCATTGAACTCTCATCAGAATTATTCATCACATGTATATTTGTACGGAATGTAAATAAGTTACATTTTGATGCGACTATCTTACACGATGCCAAACTGATTTATacatttgtattgtttttcgcATAGCAAATTTTGGTACgttaatgaaaatgttttttcttcttattaaaGAACGATAACAAGACAAGGAacggaaaaaacaaaccaaactacGCATGAGGACGCTTTTCCATCGCAAAGTGCACAGAGAGTTAATTTAGTCAATTacgtaaaattatttttagtgcCATACATACATGATACACGATcagaaagatttaaattaatactttttttttactttctcccATACTTTCATAATGCCACCCAGAGTGGCAAACAGTAAGTATTAAATAAagatttttcgaaacattCATGCATGCATTGGTTACAATAATATAAGTACAGTTCGTTTTTAAGACTAGAAAATTCGACCCGAATTTACCTTCAGAAACGCAGAAAGTGCAATACAAtgaaatgattattatttttaaatctacTTCAATAATAAGCATTTTTAAACGAAGTTGGCTCATTTTACAAATACTTATTATTGTACATCGTCCCTCTACGTCCTATAGCAGGAAATATCTTATACTCATCTACTCCCATAACGACCGTTGGTAGCATCGTTTAGCTCATCCATCAGAGACAGTGGAAACcgctgatgttgctgttgtggctGCTGTTGCGGAAGATGCTGATTAGCAAATTGTAACACAGTACTAAGATTGTTCATTTCCAGCTTCAGCGAAGAAACACACTCGTGCAAGGGTTGCAGTGAATATCGTGTCTGGGAGCTCTGCTCTACGAGTGCGCGCAGATGATCGACGTCCAGGCTGTTGCAAGACAATGAAAGGGATTGCACCTCGGGGCTCATTACTGCCGCGGAAAGGTGTCCGCTTCCTTCGGTAGAAATGTCTCGTGGTTGGAAATTCTGTAAAgttcatattattttattattaaacatttaacCACAAGTGAAGTGGTTTACTATAATTTCCaaacaaatataaatcaaGCAAACTACACTGTGCATCGAATAAACgaataaatattcaatcaGTAATGTTCATCCAATTTTTATATCTTAAATATGCGCCTCATTCGGATCCTTTCCCCGCAGAAAGGCCTTCGTGGACCAGTTACCAGTAtctggtatcaacaagtctagtaagccatccaATGGCCGGCCGACTAGATCGTAAAgccaaaaaaataagaaaaagctATTGGATCATACAAGTAAATcatacaaaatcaaaaaatgCTGGCGATATGCCTTAATTCCATACGTTTTCATATACACacattgtatatttttttataattttggtcaaggaatacggcctgaccgtcattacgacaaaataaaattgatccaaatctgtttttaatacaaatacaaaaacttACCTGTAAACTGTTTCCAACCGCGTTAACCATATTCTGCCGTAGTTCGCGCACTTCTTCCTCCAGCTCGTACTTCTCTTGCTTTTCCAGAAGAATCGCATCCTGCAGCGATTGCAAATCGGTAAGGAAAGTTTCTTTTGCGGCCAGTATCATCTCTTCCGACTGTTCGTAGAGCTTCAACCGTTCGTTAGCTGTGTCAAGACGAATTGCTTGCACCTTTACCAATTGCTGTAGCTCGTGCAACTTGCTGGTGAGATTCTTTTCATTCTGTTCGGCCAACGAAACACTCTGTTCCAACGATGAGTTTTCGTCAGTGATTTTTAGCAGCGTCTGTTGTGATTCCGCCAACTGCTTCACTTTCTCGGCCAGCTCAAATCGCACATCATCCGCTTCCGCTGAGAGCGCATCGGCGGCTAACTTCCAGTCGGCAATGGAGGTCTCCAGTTGGCCGATCTTGGTCGCATTTCGCTGTAATTCTTCGTGCAGCCGTACATTCTCTTTCCGTGCACGTCTCAGTTCATGCAGTTCTTTGAACGCTCGTTTCAGCGATCCCCAAATATCTCCATCGTTTGTCAGTAGACAGTTGTTATCCAGAAGATTTATCAATCGATCTTTCTCCGACCGTAGCGTAGCGCCTTCCTGTTTGTAGCTTTCTAAATCTGCTTCCATAAGCAAACAGCGCTCCCTCGCAGATGACATTTCACAGCGCAGAGTGGCGCATTTTTCATGCTCCTTCAGTAATTCTACGACACGTTGTTCGGCCTGCTTTCGTTCTCGAGCGTGTTCTTTCACCTTCTTCAACAAGGTCCTATTGTACAGCTCGTAACGCTTCATGCGACGGCGGTTTTCGCTGTCGATCGCTTTCAGCATGATGCGCAAATTACGGATTTCCacaccttcatcatcatttgtaCATCCTGAATTAGAAACGTTCTCCCAGCATCTAGTGCCGTGCTTTGGACACTTCCGTTCTTTGCCAACCGTTTTATACTCCTTTTGCAAGGGTTGTGGAAATAGTGTCTTCTCCAACTCGTGCACATCTTGTTTCAACGTTCTAATGGTCTCTTCACTTCTTTTTACCATATCAATCGGTGGTATTCCTGTCCCGATTCCATGAATGCCTTTACTAACGTTAACACACTGACCTAGTTTAAGttccaaattcaaattttttgaCTGTATGCTCCGGAAGTTCTCCATCAACAGCAGATCATCCTGGCGTACGTTGGCTTTTTCCGTGCACATCGCTAACTCGCTTTTTAACCGTTGCTGTTCGTTAAGTAACCGATTACACTTCTCCTGTAAATCTTGGTTACGCTGCTGTAGCGATTCACAACATTCCTTTACATCGAACCGCTGGCTTTCGCGGGTGGAGAAGTTTATCGACAAAACTTTCACCTGCGCTTTCAGTTTCTCCACGCTGACATCTATCTGTCGTTTGGTGAAACATTCGGCCGCCAGCTGCGCAGTAAGCGTTTCAATGTTAGTCTGGTCTTGTTCCCGATGTGCGCGAAGACGGGCGATGTCCTGCAGGGCTTGCTTTTCCCTTTTGGCTACTTCTtcatgttgttgctgctgtttccgTAATGATTCATGAAGTTGACATACAACGGCATGAAGATTGGCATTCTGGTTTTCAAGAAATTCATTCTTTTTCAGCAAAGCTTCTACACGGTCAATGGAAGTGTTCTGCTGTACTGCTGATTCTTCTGTCGTCGGTCGTGATCTAATCTCTTCCGTTTCTTTGGCACTATTTATTTCACGCCGTACATCAACCATCTCTTGTCGCAAACGCAAAGCTTCTTTTCTTGTCGCTTCTTGTTCCATCCGTTCCTTAAACAGTAAAGACTCTAGTGAGGCATACGAGTTCTTTAATTTGGCATTTTCATTTTGGCACCGATGTAATTCATCTCTATACCATTTCTCCGTTGATTTGATGGTACTTATCTCACTTCGGCTATCAAACAGCTGATGTTCCAGGGATGTAATCTTCAGGGCgagattttccttttcaacgTGTTGGTCTACTATTTTTTGCTTCAGACAGTCATTTGCCTGTTGTTTGCACTGCAACTCCAGTGTGACTTCATCTACCTCGGTTCGAATCTGTAACAGTTCTCGCCCATTCTGCTCTGATGGTTGTGACGCCTTCAGACGATTTATTTCCTTCCGTACCTCTTCAAGTTCCTGCTCGAGCTCACTTTTTTCATCCAGCAGTTTGTCAATCTTTTTACTCAGTCCTAGTTCAATCTCGTTGCGTATTTCGTTCCACTTGTACTTGTACGTAAGCAGCTCGGTTTTAGTCTGATAAAGCTCGGTATTAAGCTGAACGAAACGCTGATGCATATCTCCATGGCCCGTGTTTGCCGTGGCAAAGGTTAGCTTTTCCTTGCCACCAGATTCGGATAGAGAGAAGTTGCCGGAATCGTAATTGGTGGCACTCTCATCCAGCAGTTCACCGAACATTCCTGGTCGCATCGGTTGTTGCAATGGAGTGGACGGTTGACTACTGCCAACATCCGTTTGGATTTCGGAGACATAGGACAGCTGAGAGGAAGAAGGCGATGGATACAGCAACATCTGGTGCCAAGTTTGGCTGGGTCGTACTTCATTAGGCTCGCCCATTTCACAGTCTGGTGGCCTCTTCCTGAAGTCACTTTCATTGCAATTTGGTTGACTGGTCATTTTAGCCAGCGTTGCTAAAATGAGAGCAGATACTCACAGAAAACAGGGCATTCATTTATGCAAGATGAAGATTGATTTCAATACCATCATTACACTATTTTTACACTATGTTGGCAACGCGAGAACTTCTTCAATTGTGCAAAAACGAACCAACAAGAAATGACGTTGCAAGCTATGGCCAATGTAAACACTGCGCAGCTGACAATcgcaggaaaaaaatggtggaagCAAACAGTAGCTTACACACCAATACTCGAAGCGGAAGATTTTAATTTCAGGTTGTTTACCATAGTAAAACCACTGCAAAGGATCCCTTTTTAATGCTAAATTCTTTTGCATGACCCGACCACTAAGCGCAGTGCGGTTTATAAATCACGTTTATCAAAGTTTAGATTTCATCCCTTTTCCCTGTTCCCCTGTGTAGGTACCCTGTGTAGATTGTGTTTGCTAAGTTCtcaaaaaatgatttcaaaatgagaaaatgtcgtaaaaagtaattaaaacctgatattttggttttgaatCTCTAGTGGTCCGCGACCTTCTCGTAGTAGGCTACGGCCTTGAAATATAGATTTTGAAAGTTCTCGTGGCTAACGGCCTTGATATGTATTTGAACTGAGCTACCAACCCTGTACTTCTTTTATTGAACTCAAATGTCCAACTAGCAATCACACTATTCAACCCCATTGcgcttcattttttgtttaccaaCATGTCAAGTTCGATGTCCAACGAATAGCCCTCGGTGAGAAAGGCGGTGCATCTTTTTCGGTTAGATATCGTTTTGTCAACTTTCGTTTTGTGTataaaaatgttgttaaaaTTGGTAGTGTGATGTTTGGCATGTTTCCGAATCGATAAACCATCAGGTAATCATCGAATCCCGGAAAGCGTCTGAGCCACAGTCAAAGACGCACATGCAACGGTGAATAAAATAacagtttgtttacaaatcatCGATCGTAGGATCAAACAACGCGTTCCTGCTTGGGTGAAGGGATAGGCTTTAGTTGAAGGCTAAGGCAGGAACACTCTTTCGTAGAAGACAACACCTAAACAATGTCTCGAAACAATTGCATCTGTGCTGTCCCTATTGTTTGCTGACATACCAACGCCCCTCCCAAGTGCAGCTGATGCAGCGGCGTAGGTTTTGCTAACGATCGACTCAGCTTTCATTGCGCCATACACGCCCTCGTTCGCTCATTCCAAGCTCGTTTTCTCGTCGGTTGagtcgtgtgcgtgtgcggcGCGGCAGTGTGCATCTCATCGTTCTTATGCTGTTTTTCGCAATGGAAAATGTGTATGAAAGGTGTGCAACGAGGAATagagaataatattttttcaccaCCGGCTTGGTATCTGTGGCGTGGAAATTGGTAAGCGCGTTGATTCACGACTCATATCGGTACTGCAATTTTtggttgcaaaaataaaaccgcaGTGCAGAAAGAGGTACGCAAATCTTTCAACTCGATCAGGGCAAGGGATCACGCTTTCGTTGTTTTTGTAAATGGCAAGCTGTAAGTCTGTTTCTAGTGGAAGTTTCTAGTGATCGGTACTCGGTTATGAAAAGTGTCACAGTGTCAATAGCCATCTAAACTGGTTCTGATCTCGGTACAAAAGTCGTGTGTGAAAACTGGCCGCAGATCATACGTATAGTAGAAACAGTTGTTTCATTACGGGTCGCCAAAGCAGTGCGTGTTTCAGTGCAGTTTAGAGCATGGCATCTCTATCGTTACCGCGCGTACTACAGCACCGGAAGTCTCCCGTTGAGATTGAACGTGAAAATCTCGTTAAAAATTTGGTATGATTATGTTCTGGTCGTagatgtgtatgtatgtatcaTACTGCGTTATGCGAGCGATCATAGAAAAAGTTCACAAGACGGTTTATGGACAAGTGGATGGCAGAAAAGAATGTTCACCCTTGTCCTTTGAATTCACTGCACCCGTTCTATTACACTTACTACACAACTTTACATAAACCACTACAATAACGAAACATGTGGGCAACACCTGCCACACGATGACTCAATCTTCTCCATTCATCGATTCATGAATGTACAAATGCTTTGTCGCctcacaacacaaacacacacacacacacacacacacacacacacacacacacacacacacacaggctaACACAATCATGCACTTTATACAAACTCTGTGTCAGCGGGAACGGGGTTCGCATTGTTGATATCATttgaaccaaaacaaaattaacatgTGTACGGCACTGTAGAAAGAGAAGGGCACTTCCGTCCGGGCGAGAGCACCACACACAACCGTTTTAGTCATCATCTCGCCGtcaacaccaacaccatcgGATTGCATGGTTGGTGCCGGAAAGTTCGCATTCCGTTTAGTGCCGATATGGTTCTATGAAAGGCAAACCGGATGCTTCCGGTTGCTTTCATGGTGGGTTGGTACAAAATGGAATCAT encodes the following:
- the LOC126561527 gene encoding restin homolog yields the protein MTSQPNCNESDFRKRPPDCEMGEPNEVRPSQTWHQMLLYPSPSSSQLSYVSEIQTDVGSSQPSTPLQQPMRPGMFGELLDESATNYDSGNFSLSESGGKEKLTFATANTGHGDMHQRFVQLNTELYQTKTELLTYKYKWNEIRNEIELGLSKKIDKLLDEKSELEQELEEVRKEINRLKASQPSEQNGRELLQIRTEVDEVTLELQCKQQANDCLKQKIVDQHVEKENLALKITSLEHQLFDSRSEISTIKSTEKWYRDELHRCQNENAKLKNSYASLESLLFKERMEQEATRKEALRLRQEMVDVRREINSAKETEEIRSRPTTEESAVQQNTSIDRVEALLKKNEFLENQNANLHAVVCQLHESLRKQQQQHEEVAKREKQALQDIARLRAHREQDQTNIETLTAQLAAECFTKRQIDVSVEKLKAQVKVLSINFSTRESQRFDVKECCESLQQRNQDLQEKCNRLLNEQQRLKSELAMCTEKANVRQDDLLLMENFRSIQSKNLNLELKLGQCVNVSKGIHGIGTGIPPIDMVKRSEETIRTLKQDVHELEKTLFPQPLQKEYKTVGKERKCPKHGTRCWENVSNSGCTNDDEGVEIRNLRIMLKAIDSENRRRMKRYELYNRTLLKKVKEHARERKQAEQRVVELLKEHEKCATLRCEMSSARERCLLMEADLESYKQEGATLRSEKDRLINLLDNNCLLTNDGDIWGSLKRAFKELHELRRARKENVRLHEELQRNATKIGQLETSIADWKLAADALSAEADDVRFELAEKVKQLAESQQTLLKITDENSSLEQSVSLAEQNEKNLTSKLHELQQLVKVQAIRLDTANERLKLYEQSEEMILAAKETFLTDLQSLQDAILLEKQEKYELEEEVRELRQNMVNAVGNSLQNFQPRDISTEGSGHLSAAVMSPEVQSLSLSCNSLDVDHLRALVEQSSQTRYSLQPLHECVSSLKLEMNNLSTVLQFANQHLPQQQPQQQHQRFPLSLMDELNDATNGRYGSR